From the Gasterosteus aculeatus chromosome 13, fGasAcu3.hap1.1, whole genome shotgun sequence genome, one window contains:
- the LOC120830510 gene encoding uncharacterized protein LOC120830510 isoform X3, with the protein MSSEFLSRPDQSIPPSSNNGCHLFLFESPPNHSKLTQAGSTDIQDAIPRLRFNSLTLDELSDELDRRTKETQRLQEEVEKATKVTLERLGSIYSTHSSPGQSCQNSGNYSDESPGDSSSPSTVQTPESQPPRCDLDSLNQGDISCPGKEMLGKVIDDCIQQLSDLQLNKPRDQTEQETFSFNKAIVNLQAKLHKVREEKAVLSNLRLKDSTTHVSQMENMLSMLEELQNIKRAEDQKLREAEDEALAFHRKVELLERNVKEMYSLLSHGTQRGDNGVTGPNVATAPRRLSPAAKTTEDVNNDSEKLQERLFSSIRHLGSDDRSGVNKQNERMEDLIESLGQEVALLTDKLSSSTNDSFTLCVKLELLKKLAERQTLLHRCQVSELESSLCRHTDKVCCLELQLIQAQSDLSDAQREKASSLLQTEELQSQLDQFKALLRQKAQEGEKSQELLEDKKQELLLRQHETQHQLARLEEAQSRCRILHAEGETLRLRLDGREKRIEGSTQMQNGTIDDLHQQNGLLSKQLNQRTLTIQQLTAELDRHKSDLAAAEQDRLQLQASVAEQSQRAREETLEKQQLAVQLDIQRLQLRSLNKEHEELQQLHSAKNDEHEGAVLKLQSQIRTAHDERDQVRCTLRTLEGADGHGLRVAMDTQKEITARRKQVDSLQSKIKHLEETIDQLYQEKRFQSLEKRRQLQQLMFVGEEKRQLGTELEALRSKDKQLRERVGQLEAILHKMSESFADCKDFLQLKEQDFFRLKLQHALDLKELQGQNLHRAPNVPPSDPDSPSPSSLSDPPSSQHVFNAQITRCHTQRLRSPVRELRGVISENHRPHTEVRRRSAPERAHGTAFTDKAEGVEAGSRWRRRTCGSETHFPKEAELSGEAINKKSFCERGVVSHPATAARFTSSPLLRSLGRKSPVYSLLTSDPNSGQ; encoded by the exons ATGTCATCGGAGTTTCTGtccagaccagaccagagtATTCCGCCTTCCAGCAACAATGGCTGTCACCTTTTCCTATTTGAATCCCCGCCAAACCATAGTAAGCTAACACAAGCAGGATCAACGG ATATCCAGGACGCCATTCCCCGGCTGAGATTTAACAGTCTGACACTCGATGAATTGAG tgatGAGCTTGACCGGCGCACCAAGGAAACACAGAGGCTTCAAGAAGAGGTGGAAAAGGCAACCAAAGTAACCCTGGAGAGGTTGGGCAGCATTTACAGCACGCACAGCTCGCCTGGACAAAGCTGCCAAAACAGCGGGAATTATT CAGATGAGTCACCCGGGGATTCCAGTAGTCCTTCAACCGTCCAGACGCCAGAGTCTCAGCCCCCGAGGTGTGATCTGGACAGTTTAAACCAAGGAGATATCAGCTGTCCTGGAAAGGAAATGTTGGGAAAAGTAATAGATGACTGTATTCAACAGCTGTCTGACTTGCAGCTCAACAAG CCACGTGATCAAACGGAACAAGAGACATTCAGTTTTAACAAAGCCATCGTGAACCTGCAGGCCAAGTTGCACAAAGTCCGGGAGGAGAAGGCCGTCCTGTCCAACCTCAG attgaAAGATTCAACGACACACGTCAGTCAGATGGAAAATATGCTGTCCATGTTGGAAGAGCTCCAAAACATCAAAAGGGCCGAGGACCAGAAGCTGCGGGAGGCGGAGGACGAGGCGTTGGCATTTCACAGGAAAGTAGAGCTGTTGGAACGAAATGTAAAAGAGATGTACTCACTGTTGTCTCACGGGACACAACGAGGAGACAACGGCGTCACCGGTCCTAACGTCGCCACGGCTCCGAGACGGCTGTCACCTGCTGCTAAGACAACTGAGGATGTTAACAATGATTCAGAGAAGCTACAGGAGAGACTTTTTTCA TCAATAAGACATCTGGGGAGTGATGATCGCAGTGGTGTAAATAAGCAAAATGAAAG GATGGAAGACCTGATTGAAAGTCTTGGCCAGGAGGTGGCGCTGCTGACTGACAAACTCAGCTCATCGACCAACGACAGCTTCACTTTATGTGTCAAGTTGGAGCTGCTGAA GAAActtgcagagagacagacattaCTGCACCGGTGTCAAGTCAGTGAACTGGAGTCAAGTCTCTGCCGTCATACAGATAAG GTCTGTTGTCTGgagctgcagctcattcaggCTCAGTCCGACCTGTCGGACGCCCAAAGAGAGAAAGCGAGCTCTCTACTACAGACGGAGGAGCTTCAGTCCCAGCTCGACCAATTCAAG GCCCTGCTGAGGCAGAAGGCCCAGGAGGGGGAGAAATCTCAGGAACTCCTGGAGGACAAAAAACAGGAACTCCTGCTCCGTCAGCATGAAACCCAGCAC CAACTTGCCAGGTTGGAGGAAGCCCAAAGCCGATGCCGGATCCTGCATGCGGAGGGAGAGACACTGAGGCTCAGGCTGGACGGCCGAGAGAAGAGGATAGAGGGCAGCACACAGATGCAGAACGGCACCATCGACGACCTTCACCAGCAGAACGGCCTCCTCAGCAAGCAGCTAAACCAGCGCACGCTGACGATTCAGCAGCTCACG GCCGAGTTAGACCGGCACAAGTCCGACCTGGCCGCTGCAGAGCAGGACAGGCTGCAGCTACAGGCCTCTGTGGCTGAACAGAGTCAGCGTGCACGGGAGGAAACtctggagaagcagcagctcgCCGTCCAGCTGGACATCCAGCGGTTGCAGTTACGCTCCCTCAATA AGGAGCACGAGGAAttgcagcagctccacagcGCCAAGAACGATGAGCACGAGGGTGCGGTGCTGAAGCTTCAGAGTCAAATAAGGACCGCCCATGACGAGCGCGACCAGGTCAGGTGCACCCTGAGGACCCTGGAAGGAGCCGACGGACACG GCCTCCGAGTAGCCATGGACACGCAGAAGGAGATCACGGCCAGGAGAAAGCAGGTGGACTCCCTGCAGAgcaaaatcaaacatttggaGGAGACGATAGACCAGCTGTACCAG GAGAAGCGCTTCCAGAGTCTGGAGAAGCGCcgtcagctgcagcagctgatgtTCGTCggggaggagaagagacaaCTTGGCACTGAGCTGGAGGCCCTTCGCTCCAAAGATAAACAGTTGAGGGAGCGCGTCGGCCAGCTGGAGGCCATCCTTCACAAG ATGTCAGAGAGCTTTGCAGACTGTAAAGATTTCCTCCAGCTGAAGGAGCAGGACTTTTTCCGTCTGAAACTCCAACATGCCCTGGACTTGAAG GAGCTCCAAGGTCAGAATTTGCACAGAGCTCCAAATGTCCCTCCATCTGACCCGGACTCCCCATCCCCATCTTCACTCAGCGACCCACCCTCCTCCCAGCACGTCTTCAACGCCCAGATCACG CGGTGCCACACCCAGCGGCTCAGGTCTCCCGTCCGAGAGCTGCGAGGAGTGATTTCGGAGAACCACAGACCACACACAGAAGTCAGGAGGAGGTCTGCGCCGGAGAGAGCGCACGGAACCGCATT TACTGACAAAGCAGAAGGAGTAGAAGCTGGTtccagatggagaagaagaacctGCGGCAG CGAGACACATTTCCCAAAGGAGGCGGAGCTCAGCGGAGAAGCAATCAACAAGAAATCCTTCTGTGAGA GGGGCGTTGTCTCACATCCAGCGACTGCAGCGAGGTTCACTTCCTCCCCGCTGCTGCGCTCACTGGGTCGCAAGTCGCCAGTGTACTCgctcctgacctctgacccgaaCAGCGGACAGTGA
- the LOC120830510 gene encoding uncharacterized protein LOC120830510 isoform X2, translating into MSSEFLSRPDQSIPPSSNNGCHLFLFESPPNHSKLTQAGSTDIQDAIPRLRFNSLTLDELSDELDRRTKETQRLQEEVEKATKVTLERLGSIYSTHSSPGQSCQNSGNYYESPGDSSSPSTVQTPESQPPRCDLDSLNQGDISCPGKEMLGKVIDDCIQQLSDLQLNKPRDQTEQETFSFNKAIVNLQAKLHKVREEKAVLSNLRLKDSTTHVSQMENMLSMLEELQNIKRAEDQKLREAEDEALAFHRKVELLERNVKEMYSLLSHGTQRGDNGVTGPNVATAPRRLSPAAKTTEDVNNDSEKLQERLFSQSIRHLGSDDRSGVNKQNERMEDLIESLGQEVALLTDKLSSSTNDSFTLCVKLELLKKLAERQTLLHRCQVSELESSLCRHTDKVCCLELQLIQAQSDLSDAQREKASSLLQTEELQSQLDQFKALLRQKAQEGEKSQELLEDKKQELLLRQHETQHQLARLEEAQSRCRILHAEGETLRLRLDGREKRIEGSTQMQNGTIDDLHQQNGLLSKQLNQRTLTIQQLTAELDRHKSDLAAAEQDRLQLQASVAEQSQRAREETLEKQQLAVQLDIQRLQLRSLNKEHEELQQLHSAKNDEHEGAVLKLQSQIRTAHDERDQVRCTLRTLEGADGHGLRVAMDTQKEITARRKQVDSLQSKIKHLEETIDQLYQEKRFQSLEKRRQLQQLMFVGEEKRQLGTELEALRSKDKQLRERVGQLEAILHKMSESFADCKDFLQLKEQDFFRLKLQHALDLKELQGQNLHRAPNVPPSDPDSPSPSSLSDPPSSQHVFNAQITRCHTQRLRSPVRELRGVISENHRPHTEVRRRSAPERAHGTAFTDKAEGVEAGSRWRRRTCGSETHFPKEAELSGEAINKKSFCERGVVSHPATAARFTSSPLLRSLGRKSPVYSLLTSDPNSGQ; encoded by the exons ATGTCATCGGAGTTTCTGtccagaccagaccagagtATTCCGCCTTCCAGCAACAATGGCTGTCACCTTTTCCTATTTGAATCCCCGCCAAACCATAGTAAGCTAACACAAGCAGGATCAACGG ATATCCAGGACGCCATTCCCCGGCTGAGATTTAACAGTCTGACACTCGATGAATTGAG tgatGAGCTTGACCGGCGCACCAAGGAAACACAGAGGCTTCAAGAAGAGGTGGAAAAGGCAACCAAAGTAACCCTGGAGAGGTTGGGCAGCATTTACAGCACGCACAGCTCGCCTGGACAAAGCTGCCAAAACAGCGGGAATTATT ATGAGTCACCCGGGGATTCCAGTAGTCCTTCAACCGTCCAGACGCCAGAGTCTCAGCCCCCGAGGTGTGATCTGGACAGTTTAAACCAAGGAGATATCAGCTGTCCTGGAAAGGAAATGTTGGGAAAAGTAATAGATGACTGTATTCAACAGCTGTCTGACTTGCAGCTCAACAAG CCACGTGATCAAACGGAACAAGAGACATTCAGTTTTAACAAAGCCATCGTGAACCTGCAGGCCAAGTTGCACAAAGTCCGGGAGGAGAAGGCCGTCCTGTCCAACCTCAG attgaAAGATTCAACGACACACGTCAGTCAGATGGAAAATATGCTGTCCATGTTGGAAGAGCTCCAAAACATCAAAAGGGCCGAGGACCAGAAGCTGCGGGAGGCGGAGGACGAGGCGTTGGCATTTCACAGGAAAGTAGAGCTGTTGGAACGAAATGTAAAAGAGATGTACTCACTGTTGTCTCACGGGACACAACGAGGAGACAACGGCGTCACCGGTCCTAACGTCGCCACGGCTCCGAGACGGCTGTCACCTGCTGCTAAGACAACTGAGGATGTTAACAATGATTCAGAGAAGCTACAGGAGAGACTTTTTTCA cAGTCAATAAGACATCTGGGGAGTGATGATCGCAGTGGTGTAAATAAGCAAAATGAAAG GATGGAAGACCTGATTGAAAGTCTTGGCCAGGAGGTGGCGCTGCTGACTGACAAACTCAGCTCATCGACCAACGACAGCTTCACTTTATGTGTCAAGTTGGAGCTGCTGAA GAAActtgcagagagacagacattaCTGCACCGGTGTCAAGTCAGTGAACTGGAGTCAAGTCTCTGCCGTCATACAGATAAG GTCTGTTGTCTGgagctgcagctcattcaggCTCAGTCCGACCTGTCGGACGCCCAAAGAGAGAAAGCGAGCTCTCTACTACAGACGGAGGAGCTTCAGTCCCAGCTCGACCAATTCAAG GCCCTGCTGAGGCAGAAGGCCCAGGAGGGGGAGAAATCTCAGGAACTCCTGGAGGACAAAAAACAGGAACTCCTGCTCCGTCAGCATGAAACCCAGCAC CAACTTGCCAGGTTGGAGGAAGCCCAAAGCCGATGCCGGATCCTGCATGCGGAGGGAGAGACACTGAGGCTCAGGCTGGACGGCCGAGAGAAGAGGATAGAGGGCAGCACACAGATGCAGAACGGCACCATCGACGACCTTCACCAGCAGAACGGCCTCCTCAGCAAGCAGCTAAACCAGCGCACGCTGACGATTCAGCAGCTCACG GCCGAGTTAGACCGGCACAAGTCCGACCTGGCCGCTGCAGAGCAGGACAGGCTGCAGCTACAGGCCTCTGTGGCTGAACAGAGTCAGCGTGCACGGGAGGAAACtctggagaagcagcagctcgCCGTCCAGCTGGACATCCAGCGGTTGCAGTTACGCTCCCTCAATA AGGAGCACGAGGAAttgcagcagctccacagcGCCAAGAACGATGAGCACGAGGGTGCGGTGCTGAAGCTTCAGAGTCAAATAAGGACCGCCCATGACGAGCGCGACCAGGTCAGGTGCACCCTGAGGACCCTGGAAGGAGCCGACGGACACG GCCTCCGAGTAGCCATGGACACGCAGAAGGAGATCACGGCCAGGAGAAAGCAGGTGGACTCCCTGCAGAgcaaaatcaaacatttggaGGAGACGATAGACCAGCTGTACCAG GAGAAGCGCTTCCAGAGTCTGGAGAAGCGCcgtcagctgcagcagctgatgtTCGTCggggaggagaagagacaaCTTGGCACTGAGCTGGAGGCCCTTCGCTCCAAAGATAAACAGTTGAGGGAGCGCGTCGGCCAGCTGGAGGCCATCCTTCACAAG ATGTCAGAGAGCTTTGCAGACTGTAAAGATTTCCTCCAGCTGAAGGAGCAGGACTTTTTCCGTCTGAAACTCCAACATGCCCTGGACTTGAAG GAGCTCCAAGGTCAGAATTTGCACAGAGCTCCAAATGTCCCTCCATCTGACCCGGACTCCCCATCCCCATCTTCACTCAGCGACCCACCCTCCTCCCAGCACGTCTTCAACGCCCAGATCACG CGGTGCCACACCCAGCGGCTCAGGTCTCCCGTCCGAGAGCTGCGAGGAGTGATTTCGGAGAACCACAGACCACACACAGAAGTCAGGAGGAGGTCTGCGCCGGAGAGAGCGCACGGAACCGCATT TACTGACAAAGCAGAAGGAGTAGAAGCTGGTtccagatggagaagaagaacctGCGGCAG CGAGACACATTTCCCAAAGGAGGCGGAGCTCAGCGGAGAAGCAATCAACAAGAAATCCTTCTGTGAGA GGGGCGTTGTCTCACATCCAGCGACTGCAGCGAGGTTCACTTCCTCCCCGCTGCTGCGCTCACTGGGTCGCAAGTCGCCAGTGTACTCgctcctgacctctgacccgaaCAGCGGACAGTGA
- the LOC120830510 gene encoding uncharacterized protein LOC120830510 isoform X1, giving the protein MSSEFLSRPDQSIPPSSNNGCHLFLFESPPNHSKLTQAGSTDIQDAIPRLRFNSLTLDELSDELDRRTKETQRLQEEVEKATKVTLERLGSIYSTHSSPGQSCQNSGNYSDESPGDSSSPSTVQTPESQPPRCDLDSLNQGDISCPGKEMLGKVIDDCIQQLSDLQLNKPRDQTEQETFSFNKAIVNLQAKLHKVREEKAVLSNLRLKDSTTHVSQMENMLSMLEELQNIKRAEDQKLREAEDEALAFHRKVELLERNVKEMYSLLSHGTQRGDNGVTGPNVATAPRRLSPAAKTTEDVNNDSEKLQERLFSQSIRHLGSDDRSGVNKQNERMEDLIESLGQEVALLTDKLSSSTNDSFTLCVKLELLKKLAERQTLLHRCQVSELESSLCRHTDKVCCLELQLIQAQSDLSDAQREKASSLLQTEELQSQLDQFKALLRQKAQEGEKSQELLEDKKQELLLRQHETQHQLARLEEAQSRCRILHAEGETLRLRLDGREKRIEGSTQMQNGTIDDLHQQNGLLSKQLNQRTLTIQQLTAELDRHKSDLAAAEQDRLQLQASVAEQSQRAREETLEKQQLAVQLDIQRLQLRSLNKEHEELQQLHSAKNDEHEGAVLKLQSQIRTAHDERDQVRCTLRTLEGADGHGLRVAMDTQKEITARRKQVDSLQSKIKHLEETIDQLYQEKRFQSLEKRRQLQQLMFVGEEKRQLGTELEALRSKDKQLRERVGQLEAILHKMSESFADCKDFLQLKEQDFFRLKLQHALDLKELQGQNLHRAPNVPPSDPDSPSPSSLSDPPSSQHVFNAQITRCHTQRLRSPVRELRGVISENHRPHTEVRRRSAPERAHGTAFTDKAEGVEAGSRWRRRTCGSETHFPKEAELSGEAINKKSFCERGVVSHPATAARFTSSPLLRSLGRKSPVYSLLTSDPNSGQ; this is encoded by the exons ATGTCATCGGAGTTTCTGtccagaccagaccagagtATTCCGCCTTCCAGCAACAATGGCTGTCACCTTTTCCTATTTGAATCCCCGCCAAACCATAGTAAGCTAACACAAGCAGGATCAACGG ATATCCAGGACGCCATTCCCCGGCTGAGATTTAACAGTCTGACACTCGATGAATTGAG tgatGAGCTTGACCGGCGCACCAAGGAAACACAGAGGCTTCAAGAAGAGGTGGAAAAGGCAACCAAAGTAACCCTGGAGAGGTTGGGCAGCATTTACAGCACGCACAGCTCGCCTGGACAAAGCTGCCAAAACAGCGGGAATTATT CAGATGAGTCACCCGGGGATTCCAGTAGTCCTTCAACCGTCCAGACGCCAGAGTCTCAGCCCCCGAGGTGTGATCTGGACAGTTTAAACCAAGGAGATATCAGCTGTCCTGGAAAGGAAATGTTGGGAAAAGTAATAGATGACTGTATTCAACAGCTGTCTGACTTGCAGCTCAACAAG CCACGTGATCAAACGGAACAAGAGACATTCAGTTTTAACAAAGCCATCGTGAACCTGCAGGCCAAGTTGCACAAAGTCCGGGAGGAGAAGGCCGTCCTGTCCAACCTCAG attgaAAGATTCAACGACACACGTCAGTCAGATGGAAAATATGCTGTCCATGTTGGAAGAGCTCCAAAACATCAAAAGGGCCGAGGACCAGAAGCTGCGGGAGGCGGAGGACGAGGCGTTGGCATTTCACAGGAAAGTAGAGCTGTTGGAACGAAATGTAAAAGAGATGTACTCACTGTTGTCTCACGGGACACAACGAGGAGACAACGGCGTCACCGGTCCTAACGTCGCCACGGCTCCGAGACGGCTGTCACCTGCTGCTAAGACAACTGAGGATGTTAACAATGATTCAGAGAAGCTACAGGAGAGACTTTTTTCA cAGTCAATAAGACATCTGGGGAGTGATGATCGCAGTGGTGTAAATAAGCAAAATGAAAG GATGGAAGACCTGATTGAAAGTCTTGGCCAGGAGGTGGCGCTGCTGACTGACAAACTCAGCTCATCGACCAACGACAGCTTCACTTTATGTGTCAAGTTGGAGCTGCTGAA GAAActtgcagagagacagacattaCTGCACCGGTGTCAAGTCAGTGAACTGGAGTCAAGTCTCTGCCGTCATACAGATAAG GTCTGTTGTCTGgagctgcagctcattcaggCTCAGTCCGACCTGTCGGACGCCCAAAGAGAGAAAGCGAGCTCTCTACTACAGACGGAGGAGCTTCAGTCCCAGCTCGACCAATTCAAG GCCCTGCTGAGGCAGAAGGCCCAGGAGGGGGAGAAATCTCAGGAACTCCTGGAGGACAAAAAACAGGAACTCCTGCTCCGTCAGCATGAAACCCAGCAC CAACTTGCCAGGTTGGAGGAAGCCCAAAGCCGATGCCGGATCCTGCATGCGGAGGGAGAGACACTGAGGCTCAGGCTGGACGGCCGAGAGAAGAGGATAGAGGGCAGCACACAGATGCAGAACGGCACCATCGACGACCTTCACCAGCAGAACGGCCTCCTCAGCAAGCAGCTAAACCAGCGCACGCTGACGATTCAGCAGCTCACG GCCGAGTTAGACCGGCACAAGTCCGACCTGGCCGCTGCAGAGCAGGACAGGCTGCAGCTACAGGCCTCTGTGGCTGAACAGAGTCAGCGTGCACGGGAGGAAACtctggagaagcagcagctcgCCGTCCAGCTGGACATCCAGCGGTTGCAGTTACGCTCCCTCAATA AGGAGCACGAGGAAttgcagcagctccacagcGCCAAGAACGATGAGCACGAGGGTGCGGTGCTGAAGCTTCAGAGTCAAATAAGGACCGCCCATGACGAGCGCGACCAGGTCAGGTGCACCCTGAGGACCCTGGAAGGAGCCGACGGACACG GCCTCCGAGTAGCCATGGACACGCAGAAGGAGATCACGGCCAGGAGAAAGCAGGTGGACTCCCTGCAGAgcaaaatcaaacatttggaGGAGACGATAGACCAGCTGTACCAG GAGAAGCGCTTCCAGAGTCTGGAGAAGCGCcgtcagctgcagcagctgatgtTCGTCggggaggagaagagacaaCTTGGCACTGAGCTGGAGGCCCTTCGCTCCAAAGATAAACAGTTGAGGGAGCGCGTCGGCCAGCTGGAGGCCATCCTTCACAAG ATGTCAGAGAGCTTTGCAGACTGTAAAGATTTCCTCCAGCTGAAGGAGCAGGACTTTTTCCGTCTGAAACTCCAACATGCCCTGGACTTGAAG GAGCTCCAAGGTCAGAATTTGCACAGAGCTCCAAATGTCCCTCCATCTGACCCGGACTCCCCATCCCCATCTTCACTCAGCGACCCACCCTCCTCCCAGCACGTCTTCAACGCCCAGATCACG CGGTGCCACACCCAGCGGCTCAGGTCTCCCGTCCGAGAGCTGCGAGGAGTGATTTCGGAGAACCACAGACCACACACAGAAGTCAGGAGGAGGTCTGCGCCGGAGAGAGCGCACGGAACCGCATT TACTGACAAAGCAGAAGGAGTAGAAGCTGGTtccagatggagaagaagaacctGCGGCAG CGAGACACATTTCCCAAAGGAGGCGGAGCTCAGCGGAGAAGCAATCAACAAGAAATCCTTCTGTGAGA GGGGCGTTGTCTCACATCCAGCGACTGCAGCGAGGTTCACTTCCTCCCCGCTGCTGCGCTCACTGGGTCGCAAGTCGCCAGTGTACTCgctcctgacctctgacccgaaCAGCGGACAGTGA